A genomic window from Populus nigra chromosome 7, ddPopNigr1.1, whole genome shotgun sequence includes:
- the LOC133700061 gene encoding uncharacterized protein LOC133700061, whose translation MKPSKYSLSSCEFSAKEITVEFIIVKESCDGSSPVKSRQSFPVKRGELVWDRLKERTYRRLLRSTGIRLSPTVKADLIELVSRVAYSLPSHADHIFVCIITSEPSHYAKFNVVTGIHVDEDKEVSWDTVENPLLHVLQACKPPIPCLKKVKIDEDNVGSNEALCCAICLQDFSAASEAATTTCSHVYHPHCIVKWLLKSTTCPMCRSKLPTG comes from the coding sequence ATGAAGCCCTCAAAATATTCTCTCAGTTCTTGTGAATTTTCTGCCAAAGAAATCACGGTAGAGTTCATCATTGTCAAGGAATCATGCGACGGCTCCTCGCCGGTCAAATCTAGACAGTCATTCCCGGTAAAGCGCGGGGAATTGGTGTGGGATCGTTTGAAAGAACGCACATACAGGCGTTTGCTCAGGAGCACAGGCATCAGGTTATCTCCGACGGTAAAAGCTGACCTAATTGAACTCGTATCCCGCGTTGCCTATTCGTTGCCTAGTCACGCTGACCATATATTTGTGTGCATTATTACCTCCGAACCAAGCCATTATGCCAAGTTTAATGTCGTGACTGGAATTCATGTTGATGAAGATAAGGAGGTTTCCTGGGATACTGTGGAAAACCCTCTTCTTCATGTGTTACAAGCCTGCAAACCACCTATCCCATGCTTGAAGAAGGTGAAGATTGACGAGGATAATGTGGGTTCTAATGAAGCCTTGTGCTGTGCAATTTGCTTACAGGACTTCTCTGCTGCGTCTGAAGCTGCTACTACCACCTGCTCTCATGTCTATCATCCTCATTGCATTGTCAAGTGGTTGCTGAAGAGTACTACGTGCCCTATGTGTCGCTCGAAGCTGCCTACGGGCTGA